Proteins from a genomic interval of Fuerstiella sp.:
- a CDS encoding DUF1501 domain-containing protein, whose product MTDTQCSNDHSTLTVPPIRSRRAFLAENAMGLGSVALATLLSQDRLLATPKNILKNPLHFDLNRKQPHFEAQATAMISLFQHGGPSHMDLTDPKPELTRYHGTEFKDDVKFSFINRATKTLMGTPWRFRPCGECGTELSELLPHTAEIVDEITLIRSMHTGANGHEVSIRYFHGGIPGVTGRPTVGSWLVYGLGTASRNLPAYMVLTDPGGLPVDGVHNWSNGFMPPLFQGTVLRPTEPRIHNLDAPAHLRGTLQQQNLALLSTLNRRHLEQHPGESDLEARIASYELAARMQSAASEALDVSKETKATQRLYGLDNDTTRDYGTRCLLARRLVERGVRFIQLFHKGQPWDSHTNIRKNLPAACRKTDQPSSALVKDLKQRGMLDSTVVHWGGEIGRLPVTENHGDPAKAGRDHNGQGFSMWVAGGGFKGGVTYGETDDFGHRAVVDTVTPNDYQATLLHLFGIDPEQLYYVHNGQVKEITNGRKSRIVSDILRRPPVVS is encoded by the coding sequence ATGACCGATACTCAGTGCTCAAACGATCATTCAACCCTGACCGTTCCGCCCATTCGGTCGCGGCGCGCGTTTCTGGCCGAGAACGCTATGGGCCTTGGAAGCGTGGCGCTGGCAACGCTACTCAGTCAGGACAGGCTCCTGGCAACGCCAAAGAATATCTTAAAGAATCCGTTGCACTTCGACCTGAACAGGAAGCAGCCTCACTTCGAGGCCCAGGCGACGGCAATGATATCACTGTTTCAGCATGGCGGTCCCTCGCACATGGATCTGACAGATCCCAAGCCCGAGCTTACCCGATACCACGGAACAGAATTCAAGGATGATGTGAAGTTCAGCTTCATCAACCGAGCCACCAAAACCCTGATGGGAACTCCGTGGAGATTTCGTCCGTGTGGAGAGTGTGGTACCGAGTTGTCCGAGTTGTTGCCTCACACGGCGGAAATCGTAGATGAGATTACGCTGATTCGTTCGATGCACACGGGAGCAAATGGCCACGAAGTGTCCATTCGATATTTTCATGGTGGCATTCCAGGTGTTACCGGTCGTCCAACGGTCGGTTCATGGCTGGTTTACGGACTGGGGACAGCCAGTCGGAACCTTCCGGCTTACATGGTTTTAACGGATCCGGGGGGGCTTCCCGTTGACGGTGTTCATAACTGGTCCAACGGATTCATGCCTCCGCTGTTTCAGGGAACGGTTCTGAGACCCACAGAACCGCGAATCCATAATCTTGATGCGCCGGCTCATCTGCGTGGAACTCTGCAGCAGCAAAATCTGGCACTGCTGAGCACATTAAACCGACGACACCTTGAACAGCATCCTGGAGAATCAGACCTCGAAGCCAGAATTGCCAGCTACGAACTTGCGGCTCGTATGCAGTCTGCCGCATCCGAAGCTCTGGATGTTTCAAAGGAAACGAAGGCCACTCAGCGGTTGTATGGTCTGGACAATGACACCACACGAGATTATGGCACGCGCTGTCTGCTCGCACGTCGTCTGGTTGAGCGTGGTGTTCGGTTCATACAGCTGTTTCACAAAGGCCAGCCCTGGGACAGTCATACGAATATTCGCAAAAATCTTCCTGCCGCTTGTCGTAAGACCGACCAGCCATCATCAGCTCTGGTGAAGGATCTGAAACAGCGAGGAATGCTCGACAGCACCGTCGTTCACTGGGGGGGAGAGATCGGGCGACTGCCTGTCACAGAGAATCACGGCGATCCGGCGAAAGCCGGACGGGACCACAACGGTCAGGGCTTCAGCATGTGGGTTGCTGGTGGTGGATTCAAAGGTGGAGTGACCTACGGGGAAACTGATGACTTCGGACACCGTGCTGTTGTCGACACGGTGACACCGAACGACTATCAGGCGACGCTCCTGCATTTGTTTGGAATCGATCCCGAGCAGCTTTACTATGTTCACAACGGTCAGGTCAAAGAGATTACGAACGGTCGGAAATCACGAATCGTGAGTGACATTCTCAGGCGACCACCCGTTGTTTCGTAA
- a CDS encoding PSD1 and planctomycete cytochrome C domain-containing protein, whose amino-acid sequence MRCFSAVLTLLSVFLVNVLPGRAADNLTYEQHIRPIFRQHCFDCHGAEQEKEAELDLRLVRFMIRGGESGPAIVTGDPDHSLLIQRIRDGEMPPGESKVSVEELTLLEQWVAAGAKTARLEPEAIGPGLGITPEERSFWSFRPIERPEVPAHDETSRVRTPIDALLLAVMQPHELQFSSDADRRTLMLRAYFDLIGLPPSDQEADEFLSDVAPGSWERLIERLLRSPHYGERWGRHWLDVAGYADSEGAGADADRPWAWRYRDYVIRSFNQDKPFDQFIVEQLAGDELAGPKNGDYTEEQIELLIATGFLRTAADGTGSGNNNPNGRNQVMTDTIKIVTTSLMGLSVACAQCHDHRYDPIPQTDYYALRATLEPAIDWQAWKTPEERRVSLYTKEDHEKSAEIEKEAAKVTDERAAKQRKFMEEALTKELSKYDEPLQTQLRSAYETSGDIRTPEQMALLKKYPSTNITPGNLYQYNQAAADEIKKIDEKISEIRAKKPPHEYVRALVEPSGHIPETRLFHRGDHRQPKFEVAPASLTVAAPENDRPFFSSNDPELSTSGRRLAFSKWLTSGRHPLVARTIVNRVWLHHFGRGIVETPADFGRLGTQPSHPVLLDWLAAEFMENGWKLSHLHRIIMTSTAYLQTSARSEEFNQIDPDNRYYWRKSLIRLEAEILRDRMLSASEQLNRELFGKPIPVREDDTGQVVVDDTQKRRSIYIQQRRTRPVALMKAFDAPVMVTNCDRRQSSTVATQSLMLMNGGFVLSQAADLATVATAEVMTLEQRVANAWQLALCRPPTDVEKEISIRFINEQLAAITAEETKLPENVTPDQQALADLCQVLLTSNEFLYVD is encoded by the coding sequence ATGCGATGTTTTTCGGCTGTGCTGACACTGTTATCGGTTTTCCTGGTCAACGTGTTGCCCGGACGCGCCGCTGACAACCTTACTTATGAACAGCACATTCGGCCCATCTTTCGTCAACATTGTTTTGACTGTCATGGTGCTGAACAGGAAAAGGAAGCCGAACTTGACCTGCGGCTTGTCCGCTTCATGATCCGCGGTGGCGAATCCGGACCCGCAATTGTGACTGGCGATCCCGATCACAGCCTGTTGATTCAGCGCATTCGTGACGGTGAAATGCCTCCTGGTGAGTCCAAAGTCAGCGTTGAAGAGCTGACTCTGCTGGAACAATGGGTGGCAGCCGGAGCAAAAACCGCGAGGCTCGAACCTGAAGCGATTGGTCCCGGCCTGGGGATTACTCCGGAAGAACGATCCTTTTGGTCCTTTCGGCCGATTGAGCGACCGGAGGTTCCTGCACATGATGAGACAAGTCGGGTGCGCACTCCGATTGACGCTTTGCTGCTTGCGGTGATGCAGCCTCACGAACTGCAGTTTTCGTCGGACGCTGACAGAAGAACACTGATGTTGCGGGCTTACTTTGATCTGATCGGACTTCCGCCGTCTGATCAGGAAGCGGATGAATTTCTGTCCGATGTGGCGCCTGGTTCCTGGGAACGACTGATCGAGCGTCTTCTTCGTTCACCCCATTACGGTGAACGATGGGGGCGACACTGGCTGGATGTCGCCGGTTATGCTGATTCCGAAGGGGCCGGGGCCGATGCAGATCGTCCCTGGGCGTGGCGATATCGGGATTACGTGATTCGTTCTTTCAATCAGGACAAACCGTTCGATCAGTTCATTGTCGAACAGTTGGCCGGGGACGAGTTGGCCGGACCAAAGAACGGAGATTATACCGAAGAACAGATTGAGTTATTGATTGCGACAGGGTTCCTGCGCACCGCCGCAGATGGAACCGGTAGTGGAAACAACAATCCGAACGGTCGCAACCAGGTTATGACAGACACGATCAAAATCGTGACGACATCACTGATGGGATTGAGCGTTGCATGCGCCCAGTGTCATGACCATCGCTATGACCCGATCCCCCAAACGGACTACTATGCTTTGCGTGCCACGCTCGAACCTGCGATTGACTGGCAGGCTTGGAAGACACCGGAGGAACGTCGGGTTTCGTTATACACAAAAGAAGACCATGAGAAGTCAGCGGAGATTGAGAAGGAAGCAGCGAAGGTCACCGACGAACGCGCTGCAAAGCAACGGAAATTTATGGAGGAGGCCCTCACGAAGGAACTGTCAAAGTATGACGAACCACTCCAAACTCAGCTTCGATCAGCCTATGAGACGTCAGGTGACATTCGTACTCCCGAGCAGATGGCACTGCTGAAGAAATACCCGAGTACGAATATCACTCCGGGAAATCTCTATCAGTACAACCAGGCGGCGGCCGACGAAATCAAGAAGATCGACGAAAAAATCAGTGAAATTCGTGCGAAGAAGCCACCGCACGAGTACGTCCGTGCATTGGTTGAGCCGTCCGGACATATTCCGGAGACAAGACTGTTCCATCGCGGTGATCACCGTCAGCCAAAGTTTGAGGTGGCACCTGCCTCACTGACAGTTGCTGCTCCGGAAAATGATCGACCGTTCTTTAGTTCCAATGATCCGGAATTGTCGACAAGTGGACGTCGACTGGCGTTCTCGAAATGGCTCACAAGTGGCCGCCATCCTCTGGTCGCGAGAACGATTGTGAATCGGGTCTGGTTGCATCATTTTGGTCGGGGAATCGTAGAAACACCTGCGGATTTTGGTCGCCTGGGAACTCAGCCAAGTCACCCCGTGCTGCTGGACTGGCTCGCCGCGGAATTCATGGAAAACGGCTGGAAACTGAGCCATCTGCACAGAATTATTATGACATCGACCGCATATCTCCAGACATCGGCGCGTTCCGAAGAGTTCAATCAAATCGACCCCGACAACAGGTACTACTGGCGAAAATCGTTGATACGGCTGGAGGCGGAGATACTGCGAGACCGAATGCTGTCGGCGTCCGAACAACTCAACCGGGAACTGTTTGGCAAACCAATTCCGGTCCGGGAAGACGATACCGGACAGGTTGTGGTGGATGACACGCAAAAGCGTCGGAGTATTTATATTCAGCAGCGTCGAACCCGACCGGTGGCATTGATGAAGGCGTTTGATGCACCGGTTATGGTCACGAATTGTGACCGGCGTCAGTCTTCGACGGTGGCGACACAGTCCCTGATGCTGATGAATGGGGGGTTCGTGCTGTCGCAGGCTGCAGATCTGGCCACGGTGGCGACCGCGGAGGTCATGACGCTGGAACAACGAGTGGCGAACGCCTGGCAGCTTGCTCTTTGTCGACCGCCGACCGATGTAGAGAAAGAAATCAGCATTAGATTCATCAATGAACAGCTGGCGGCAATCACAGCTGAAGAAACCAAACTTCCGGAAAACGTAACTCCGGATCAGCAGGCCCTGGCAGATTTGTGCCAGGTTCTGCTGACGTCTAATGAATTTCTGTATGTGGATTGA